In the genome of Fusarium poae strain DAOMC 252244 chromosome 1, whole genome shotgun sequence, the window TTTGCTTGTCTTCATCGCCATCTCTGGTCTTGTCATCCTTGGTGGAAATATCAGCAGCATTCCCGACCCCAATCTCAACTTCCGCCACGGTTTCGAAGGAACTACTGACAGTGGTTATAATCTGTCTCAGGCCATGGTCAATATCAGTTTTGCGTTTTCAGGCTGGCAGAATGCTTTCAGCATGGCAAACGAGATCAAGAACCCTATTCCTACCCTCAAGAAAAACGCCAGTGCTTCTCTTCTCATTGTATTTGTCTTGTACTTTATGTGCAACATCGCCTACTTCGCTGCAGTCCCCAAGGACACCTTCCTCGAGTCTAGTGAACTGGCTGCCGCTGTCTTTTTCCGAACTGCCTTTGGCAAGACTGCCGAGTCAGCTCTCAATTTCTGTGTTCTTCTCAGTTCTTTCGGAAACTTGCTTGCTGTTCTTGTCAGTCAGTCTCGTCAAATTCGAGAAATCGCTCGTCAGGGTGTGCTCCCTTGGACGGAATTCTGGGTCTCGACTAAACCTTTCGGTACACCCGTCGGCCCATATCTCTTGAAATGGGCCTTTACCTTTCTCATGATTGCCGCCCCTCCTGCAGGAGATGCCTTTCAGTTTGTGGTTTCTCTCAAGACGTACCCTGAAGCCATGTTTTACGCTGCTATGGGCGTTGGTCTTTTGCTGGTCCGCCGCCGTCGTGCTCGATCTGGTACACCGCCGTCTGACTTCCGAGCATGGTACGCTCTCGTCATTCTGTATCTCTTATCCCAGGCCTATCTTCTCATCATGCCTTGGATTCCCCCGGTCGGTGGTATTTATGGTGGAACAGTCAGTTTGTAAGTACCCTTCTATCCATTGATCCATAAACAATAACTAACCTTGTCTCAGCCTGTGGTGTACTTATATGATTGTTGGTATCGGTATTATGATTGTCTGCGGTGTTTACTATTATGTCTGGATGAAGCTTCTTCCTCGCTTGGGTAATTATCACATTCGGTCTCAAGTCATCTCGGTTGATGATAATGGTGCCAACACGCATCGTCTGCTAAAAGTACCCAATGACGAGGTGGCTGAATGGGATGCTACTCACGATGATCTTGGTCGTGATTTGCCAGAGGGACAACGAGTCACCACAGAGATCAGCAACACATCAAAGTAGAATTTGGAGACGGTATTTACCCTACAAGCATTGGTTGAATATATTGATCACTAGTTGTTTCAGATGACTAAGCTGTTGAGTAGCGTCATGAAGTCATCAACATGAGTGAAGTGGAATGAATTGATACCAAGAGAATCACCCTAGTCTCGAGAAAGAAAAACCTACAATTGTCTTGACCAACTGAAATTAATTTATGTTTCAATTGAAGCCGGCATGTCTAATTAATACCAACCTCTCCACTGTCGTCTGCGCCATCCCGTCATCATGGTTAAAAGTCATTCCGTCATAGACTCAGACTACATATCAACTACGACTTCCCGCGCCATGGAAGTGGAGAAGTGAATAAACATAAATACACAACTTCTGATGTCACTACTACTCTCATCAAACATAAGAATTAAATTGTATCAAATTCATCAACAAAGGTCATCCTCCGCATTCACCCTAACATCAGTCTCTCATTTCAAGATCCCACAACCTACCCATACCTCAAACACTACCTAATCTACAATATACAACATGTCGAAAGCAATTGAAGCCCAAAAGCGTCGCGCCATGGTCCCCGCTATTGCCGGACTCTCACTACTCGGCTTCGGCGTCTACTACTTGGGAAGAAAACCAGCAGAGGACTTCAACGTAACTGGATCCAACGGTGTGATTGGAGCCGGAGGTGCAAGCAAAGGAAATGTGAGCACATCTCTGCAAGAGACATTCGGAACGGGTGGTTCAACAGCTGGCACAACAACCGACTATGAGACCAAAGATACGCGCGCAGTAAGCAACATGACGGGTATCTACACCAAGAGGGAAGCTGGCAAAGAGGAGGGAAGGCAATTCCGTAACCCGCTGGTGCCAAAGGGAGAGAGCAAGAAGCAGGAGGATATCGTTGGCGTTACTGGGTCACCTGGAAAATAAGTGAGTTTTGGGGGGCAATGCAGGAGTTTATTATCTGCAAAATTGAATATTGGGAATTCCGATAATGACATTGACATTGTGCATGGCAATTATAACAGCTATGACCTATCCCATCCGCCTCCTCTCAATCGTGACCGCGAGTTCAAGATGCTTACCAATACCTCCAAAATTCTCTGCCGTCGTCGACATATTTAAATTCAAGTTCACCAATCGTACGACCTCTTCTTATGGCATCCGCACCCGCATCACGTTGTCTGCTACAGCCACGACAATATTCGTTCTTCATGCGGTTTACGGTACCGCAGAAACTATAACTTTTTGGTTCAGATGAAGCAATTCCTCTTATATACCCTAGCTGCCGTGCTTCTGCTCTTAACTCTGCTGCAGTTAGAATTTTCTCTTCATTACAGCGCCATTCTGTATGATGAATTTCAGGCTGGAGTGGCATGTTTGCGGTTAATTAAAAACTGCAGTAGGATTGCAATATTGGGACGGTTGGTGATAGCTTTGTTGTGACTGGCTAGTGACGTTTGTTTGACGGGATATCCGTTGAAGTATAGAGGACCACTCTAGGTAAGTATCGCTCTTTGTGATTTAATATCATGTTCTTCTTCGACTTATACCAATTTGCCAACGAGAATTCGCAAGCGCTCCTGTCTCAGGAGGGAGTGAATCATGTTGAAAATGCTTGAATCGATGTTTGATATTGACAGCTACCCATTATCAGAATACCTAGTCCACCATACTGGAAACTGTGACGAGGTGAAAACATAGCATCTGCAAGTGTGATTAAGATGTCTACTGGGAATATCAAGTCTCCCATTCACAACTGTGTCATGTTATAGGAGCTGGGTACCTAGAGCGTGACATCTGTACTATCAGTCTTGGCCTGAATACTGCCGTCCCTGACCACTCTAGGCACCGCTCTGGGCACAGCTAGAAAGTGCTGCTTGTACGTACTTCTATCTTCTCATATCATCAACAGCCTTTGCGCACTTAGCCATATCTATACCATCGAATCTACACCTTCTCAACCATCTCGTCTAGATTACCACTCTCCATCATGGTCCGAAAAAAAGACGGAAGCCCGAAAACGTACGGGTGGTAAATGCCCACGTTCTTTAGGAAGCAAAGGCCCACTCGTGCACCATAAcaacttcttcaaagacCATACTGGCAGACCTGCGCTGATGTCATGGGACTgctggaaagaagatggccaGATACCTCCTCTGGCCTCTTGGGTTTACTACATGGTTCACCCAGATGTACCGCAAGAATTTGACGGCTGTGCACTTCATGATAGATTGACTAATGGAGACATTGAGCGAGGTGGACCATTCCGCTACGAGTTCTTCTTCCTGCCAGGAGCCACAATGGAGGAGTGTCACGCGCACTATCTTGGGGAGATGAAGGCCCGAGGTACAATCTGGCGCCAGATTCGTAAAGTCAACAAAGCGGTGAAGCTGAAAAAGGAGGAGAacggcgaagaagaagaagaagaagtaaaCAGCGATACGGAATGGTTCAAAGAGAATAGTAAGAAGCGACGCAAAGGATATGAGATGGTGGTTGACTCGGACCCGGATCAAGAGTACACTGAACTTCCTGGTTTGGTCTGGCCGAAGCACGATGGTGATGTTTACTTCGTGTTTTACCGCGGATGGTTCTTTATGTATAACGATGCAGAAACCGATTGTGTAGGCGCAAACGCCGAGAAGCGTATCGTCACTCTCGTCCGGTTTGATCCTGTTCCTGATCTAGACGAAGACGGCAAAGTTGAGCCTCCTATCTCTTCGCGACCCATTCCAGTCAGGGGCGGGTCCTTTGATGACACCCTGGGTGGTTGGATGTTTAACAGGATGAGGGCAAACTGGGAGGAAGAGGCTAATGAAGCTACGTGGAATGCTCGAAAGTTGGGTTGGACTTCTTGGTAGCACTAGAAGGGAGGATGATCACTTAGATGTCATAGTATCTGCCCTTGatagtttttatattttagaGTGCTTCTTTTCAACATGGGAATCATATATGATTGTAATTATGGCTATCACTATGCAAAGCTTCGTTTTGCTATCCGATGCTGGAATCCAAGTTCCGACAGACTACAGAGTATGGTTGTCCACACAAATCTATAAATCCCGAACCAAAATTGAGGCATTTCATTTTTCAATGATTATTCCAGTAATCCTTTCAAACACAATAGGATCGATCTGTATTAAAGAGTATAAATAGGTTGTTCATGTCTAACAATCGCTCAAACCAACCGGTCAAGTTTAATGAGTAGCTTTACAATAACCAGACTTCAGCGGACTCAGCCAGAACATTGCAAATAAATAACTCATAGTTTGGTATTGACG includes:
- a CDS encoding hypothetical protein (TransMembrane:11 (o65-85i97-119o146-173i185-203o209-233i296-317o346-365i398-415o427-443i459-480o492-515i)), whose amino-acid sequence is MGFSFNSKSQATSQAVSPGEVSESESVIRDGDLAFVRQAAGNGTTGYQEAVGAPVEARSPLGYHVNWLTIIFLNLNHMVGTGIFSTPATILRLTGSIGLALVYWVIGFILAIAGLAVHMEFTSYFPNRSGSEVVWLEQGFPRPKHFFPVAFAVQSVLLSFSSSNAIVLSNYLWRIVGRAPDPWELKGVAIAAYTLAVITVIAHNKYSLWAINVFGALKLLLLVFIAISGLVILGGNISSIPDPNLNFRHGFEGTTDSGYNLSQAMVNISFAFSGWQNAFSMANEIKNPIPTLKKNASASLLIVFVLYFMCNIAYFAAVPKDTFLESSELAAAVFFRTAFGKTAESALNFCVLLSSFGNLLAVLVSQSRQIREIARQGVLPWTEFWVSTKPFGTPVGPYLLKWAFTFLMIAAPPAGDAFQFVVSLKTYPEAMFYAAMGVGLLLVRRRRARSGTPPSDFRAWYALVILYLLSQAYLLIMPWIPPVGGIYGGTVSFLWCTYMIVGIGIMIVCGVYYYVWMKLLPRLGNYHIRSQVISVDDNGANTHRLLKVPNDEVAEWDATHDDLGRDLPEGQRVTTEISNTSK
- a CDS encoding hypothetical protein (TransMembrane:1 (i12-31o)), producing MSKAIEAQKRRAMVPAIAGLSLLGFGVYYLGRKPAEDFNVTGSNGVIGAGGASKGNVSTSLQETFGTGGSTAGTTTDYETKDTRAVSNMTGIYTKREAGKEEGRQFRNPLVPKGESKKQEDIVGVTGSPGK